The following coding sequences are from one Paenibacillus stellifer window:
- the aroB gene encoding 3-dehydroquinate synthase, with product MRRIQVSLGERSYPIVIGSGLLDGIAELCGEAGFPVRSSLLVVSDNSVAPLYLDGLTAKLEEGGYKVVTHIIPAGEASKSLTVYEEVMTTAIKAGLDRHSAVLALGGGVVGDLAGFVAATYMRGIGFLQIPTTILAHDSSVGGKVAVNHPLAKNMIGAFYQPKMVVYDLDTLATLPPRDVRSGLAEVIKHGLILDREFAYWCREHAAELLSLQPEALGYALERGCAIKADVVGEDEREHGLRAILNLGHTIGHAIEAVGGYGTFLHGEAISIGMAGSALVAAKLGRPQSLYEETVSMLTALELPVTLPAQYSVDDIIEAMMHDKKFKEGRITFIVPDEIGAVSIVEGVEESVIREVVGQLKKEGSPW from the coding sequence ATGCGGAGAATTCAGGTATCGCTCGGTGAGCGCTCGTATCCGATCGTGATCGGCTCCGGTCTGCTGGACGGAATCGCTGAATTATGCGGGGAGGCCGGATTTCCGGTCCGAAGTTCGCTGCTTGTGGTCAGCGACAACTCGGTGGCTCCGCTGTATTTGGACGGACTGACAGCCAAGCTGGAAGAAGGCGGCTACAAGGTTGTTACCCATATCATCCCGGCCGGGGAAGCCTCGAAATCGCTGACCGTCTATGAGGAGGTCATGACGACCGCTATCAAGGCCGGACTGGATCGCCATTCCGCCGTGCTGGCGCTCGGCGGCGGGGTTGTCGGAGATTTGGCTGGCTTTGTCGCCGCGACCTATATGCGCGGCATCGGCTTCCTGCAGATTCCGACGACGATTCTGGCGCATGACAGCAGCGTAGGCGGCAAAGTGGCGGTGAACCATCCCCTTGCCAAGAACATGATCGGAGCGTTCTATCAGCCCAAGATGGTCGTTTACGACCTTGATACGCTGGCGACGCTTCCGCCGCGTGATGTGCGTTCGGGGCTGGCGGAGGTCATCAAGCATGGTCTCATTCTGGACCGCGAGTTCGCCTACTGGTGCCGCGAGCATGCGGCTGAGCTGCTGTCACTTCAGCCGGAAGCGCTGGGCTATGCCTTGGAACGCGGGTGCGCGATCAAAGCGGATGTGGTCGGCGAAGACGAGCGGGAGCACGGACTCCGCGCGATTCTGAATCTGGGCCACACGATCGGACATGCGATCGAGGCGGTCGGCGGCTATGGCACGTTCCTGCATGGGGAAGCCATCTCCATCGGAATGGCGGGCTCCGCGCTCGTGGCGGCCAAGCTGGGCCGTCCGCAGTCGCTCTACGAGGAGACGGTGTCGATGCTGACGGCTCTGGAGCTTCCAGTAACGCTGCCCGCACAGTACAGTGTGGATGATATCATTGAAGCCATGATGCATGACAAGAAATTCAAGGAAGGCCGGATTACATTTATCGTGCCGGATGAGATCGGTGCCGTGAGTATTGTTGAAGGCGTCGAGGAATCCGTTATCAGAGAGGTTGTCGGCCAGCTGAAGAAGGAGGGAAGCCCATGGTGA
- the aroH gene encoding chorismate mutase, producing MVNRGIRGATTVTRNDGEEILRETVLLLREMVERNDLVAEDICSVWITMTTDLDAAFPAKAIREIEGWELVPLMCAIEIPVKGSLPKCIRLMVQVNTEKSQKEIRHVYLNEAQRLRPDLTESK from the coding sequence ATGGTGAACCGGGGCATCCGCGGCGCGACGACAGTCACCCGCAACGATGGAGAGGAAATTCTTCGCGAGACCGTACTGCTGCTGCGAGAAATGGTGGAACGCAACGACCTGGTTGCCGAAGACATCTGCAGCGTATGGATCACAATGACGACAGATCTGGATGCGGCTTTTCCGGCCAAGGCGATTCGGGAGATCGAGGGCTGGGAGCTTGTTCCCTTGATGTGCGCCATTGAAATTCCGGTCAAAGGCAGCCTGCCGAAATGCATCCGGCTGATGGTCCAGGTCAATACCGAGAAGAGCCAGAAGGAGATCCGCCACGTCTATTTGAACGAGGCGCAGCGTCTTCGTCCCGACTTGACGGAAAGCAAATAA